In one window of Gemmatimonadota bacterium DNA:
- the secD gene encoding protein translocase subunit SecD encodes MIVTNLRTRLGLIAAMLIASAVSLIPREVTQRERGADGIIRDTVVKRVPLKRGLDLQGGMHLGLELDQSKRVSADPVRDIDLALTVLRKRIDEFGVTEPLIQKQGEDRIVVELAGITEPARAKAIVQKSAFLEFRITDRSQALDKALPAMDRALQRLGVQAVAGAAAPATAVTQLLQGDSAQPEAAADTAPVTGGALSTLVLAGSSAGYELTPGEYLVEEGAVARADSLLNLPDVRTLFPRRYEFRWAAQAVSVGAKSFRSLYVLEDRPIVTGTNLVDAKEDIDPLTSGPIVTFELDRKGARDFGEGTGKNVGNYMAIILDDRVQGRPPVIQERIERRGQITLAGKSFQDARDLALTLRAGALPVPLKIVEEFQVGASLGEDSINSGLLAGLVGTALVVLIMLVVYRMSGALAVAGLACYILLSFGALAMIGATLTLPGLAGLILSIGIAVDANVLIFERIREELALGKTVRLSIEEGFKHAMNAIVDSNVTTVMTALFLFQFGTGPVKGFAVTLTIGIICSMITAVFVTRTFYMVWLDRKPAMATLSI; translated from the coding sequence ATGATCGTCACGAATCTCAGGACCCGGCTCGGCCTCATCGCCGCCATGCTCATCGCCTCGGCCGTCTCGCTGATCCCGCGGGAGGTCACCCAGCGCGAGCGCGGCGCGGATGGCATCATCCGGGATACCGTCGTCAAGCGGGTGCCGCTCAAGCGCGGCCTCGACCTCCAGGGCGGCATGCACCTGGGGCTCGAGCTCGACCAGTCCAAGCGGGTCTCCGCGGACCCGGTCCGGGACATCGACCTCGCCCTCACCGTCCTGCGCAAGCGCATCGACGAGTTCGGCGTGACCGAGCCGCTCATCCAGAAGCAGGGGGAGGACCGGATCGTGGTGGAGCTGGCCGGGATCACCGAGCCCGCCCGCGCCAAGGCGATCGTGCAGAAGAGCGCCTTCCTCGAGTTCCGCATCACCGACCGGTCGCAGGCGCTCGACAAGGCGCTGCCCGCGATGGACCGGGCGCTGCAGCGGCTCGGGGTCCAGGCGGTGGCGGGCGCCGCCGCGCCGGCTACGGCCGTCACCCAGCTGCTGCAGGGGGACAGCGCCCAGCCCGAGGCCGCGGCGGACACCGCGCCGGTCACGGGGGGCGCGCTCTCCACCCTGGTGCTGGCGGGCAGCTCGGCCGGGTACGAGCTCACCCCCGGCGAGTACCTGGTGGAGGAGGGCGCGGTGGCGCGGGCCGACAGCCTGCTCAACCTGCCCGACGTGCGGACGCTGTTCCCGCGACGCTACGAGTTCCGCTGGGCGGCGCAGGCGGTCAGCGTGGGGGCCAAGAGCTTCCGCTCGCTGTACGTGCTGGAGGACCGGCCGATCGTCACCGGCACCAACCTGGTCGACGCCAAGGAAGACATCGACCCCCTCACCAGCGGCCCGATCGTCACCTTCGAGCTCGACCGCAAGGGCGCCCGGGACTTCGGCGAGGGCACCGGCAAGAACGTCGGCAACTACATGGCGATCATCCTCGACGACCGGGTGCAGGGCCGGCCGCCGGTGATCCAGGAGCGGATCGAGCGCCGCGGGCAGATCACCCTCGCGGGCAAGTCCTTCCAGGACGCGCGCGACCTGGCGCTGACCCTGCGGGCCGGCGCGCTGCCGGTGCCGCTCAAGATCGTGGAGGAGTTCCAGGTGGGCGCGAGCCTGGGCGAGGACTCGATCAACTCGGGCCTGCTGGCCGGGCTGGTGGGGACGGCCCTGGTGGTCCTGATCATGCTGGTGGTGTACCGGATGAGCGGCGCGCTGGCCGTGGCGGGGCTGGCCTGCTACATCCTGCTGTCGTTCGGGGCGCTGGCCATGATCGGCGCCACGCTGACGCTGCCGGGCCTGGCCGGCCTGATCCTCTCGATCGGCATCGCGGTCGACGCGAACGTGCTGATCTTCGAGCGCATCCGGGAGGAACTCGCCCTGGGCAAGACCGTCCGGCTGTCGATCGAGGAGGGCTTCAAGCACGCCATGAACGCCATCGTCGACTCGAACGTCACCACGGTGATGACGGCGCTGTTCCTGTTCCAGTTCGGCACCGGCCCGGTGAAGGGCTTCGCGGTGACGCTGACCATCGGCATCATCTGCTCGATGATCACCGCGGTGTTCGTCACCCGTACCTTCTACATGGTCTGGCTTGATCGCAAGCCGGCCATGGCCACCCTGAGCATCTGA
- a CDS encoding RidA family protein, with translation MPIQCVSTEQAPRAIGPYSQATIVNGLVFTAGQIAFNPATMEIVGGGIKEQTERVLANLQAVLAAAGSDLQKVVKTTVFLVDMQDFPAMNEVYAQAFGEHKPARSTVAVAGLPRGVRVEIDVVATL, from the coding sequence ATGCCGATCCAGTGCGTCTCGACCGAGCAGGCCCCCAGGGCCATCGGGCCCTACAGCCAGGCCACCATCGTCAACGGCCTGGTGTTCACGGCGGGCCAGATCGCCTTCAATCCCGCCACCATGGAGATCGTGGGCGGGGGGATCAAGGAGCAGACGGAACGGGTGCTGGCCAACCTCCAGGCGGTGCTGGCGGCCGCCGGCTCGGACCTGCAGAAGGTGGTCAAGACCACCGTGTTCCTGGTGGACATGCAGGACTTCCCGGCCATGAACGAGGTGTACGCCCAGGCGTTCGGGGAGCACAAGCCGGCGCGTTCCACGGTGGCCGTGGCGGGCCTCCCCCGGGGGGTGCGGGTCGAGATCGACGTGGTGGCCACGCTGTAG
- a CDS encoding diacylglycerol kinase family lipid kinase, translating to MAVAPETGDIPGIVKTILVVNPAAGRGRAGRRAPEARRALEATFGSLIQIETTAPGTAVQQVREAVEAGAERVVVLGGDGTLHEAANGLLRAAVAERPPIAILPAGTGNDYAKMARTLGLPLSEAVRRLGRGAIRRFDVGVAWEEYFLNSVGIGFDAEVARVVSRWKRFTGLPAYLAAVLQVLSRFETLDLTVETDGGSFRDRLLLLEIAIGPCVGGGFRLTPDAQPDDGWLDLCAIRQKSMGAILARLPLVMMGKHTGLKDVRMLRATHVSVTGHSGPLHAQFDGELREVSGSMNVRLEAGALPVLIAA from the coding sequence ATGGCGGTCGCCCCCGAAACCGGCGACATTCCCGGCATCGTGAAGACCATTCTTGTGGTGAATCCCGCCGCCGGGCGCGGTCGGGCGGGTCGGCGTGCGCCGGAAGCCCGCCGGGCCCTGGAAGCCACCTTCGGCAGCCTGATCCAGATCGAGACAACCGCACCCGGCACCGCCGTGCAGCAAGTCCGCGAGGCGGTGGAGGCGGGGGCGGAGCGGGTCGTGGTCCTCGGCGGTGACGGGACGCTGCATGAGGCGGCGAATGGCTTGCTGCGCGCAGCGGTGGCGGAGCGGCCACCCATCGCGATCCTGCCCGCCGGCACAGGGAACGACTATGCCAAGATGGCCCGGACCCTCGGGCTGCCACTGTCGGAGGCGGTGCGGCGGTTGGGGCGCGGTGCCATCCGGCGGTTCGATGTCGGGGTGGCGTGGGAGGAGTACTTCCTCAACTCCGTGGGGATCGGGTTCGATGCCGAGGTGGCCCGCGTGGTGAGTCGCTGGAAGCGCTTCACCGGGCTCCCGGCCTACCTGGCCGCTGTGCTGCAGGTGCTGTCCCGGTTCGAGACCCTCGACCTGACGGTGGAGACCGATGGCGGCAGCTTCCGTGACCGGCTGCTCTTGCTGGAGATCGCGATCGGGCCCTGCGTCGGGGGCGGGTTCCGCCTGACCCCGGATGCGCAGCCGGATGATGGCTGGCTCGACCTCTGCGCCATCCGGCAGAAGTCCATGGGGGCCATCCTGGCCCGGTTGCCCCTGGTCATGATGGGGAAGCATACCGGCCTCAAGGATGTCCGGATGCTCCGCGCCACCCATGTCTCCGTGACCGGGCATTCCGGCCCCCTGCACGCGCAGTTCGACGGTGAGCTGCGCGAGGTCTCCGGCTCGATGAACGTCCGCCTGGAGGCCGGGGCCCTGCCCGTGCTGATCGCCGCATGA
- a CDS encoding HAMP domain-containing protein, with protein sequence MFESLRSVRGRMAVVGGVSLLALGGLAALSRVTLAHLAVGGPLYGEIAQSKDLVADITPPPLYIIESYLVAHEIARKSSEAEVDVLANKAAALHAEFETRHQYWAASLPDDSLKRALITDTYEPALRFFDAFDRDFLPAVRRGDRARAAAVLDQQLTPIYDWHRAVVDQVLAAARARSAARELEAAAEVRQHSAIVLASAALAAMILLGVSRALVHGMLRPLSGTVEVLEAVAAGDLSRRAATTSVTEARRMGEALERALQGMREALGADHVEWTAVGAQRAEITRIRQLVENAPTPTMYADRDLVLQYLNPAALATFRRMAAHLPVAPDQLVGRSLEEVHHDPGHRALFDDPAAPPHATRFALGPEVIDSVACVIRDGDGSAIGAMVTWEVVTEKLAAERAVREAQVQELRNAELRRQAEAEAGERRQREAAEREAEQQARAAEEHARTADLRAKVDAILAVVDAAGAGDLTREVAVRGEDTVGRLGEGLARFFENLRGSVANIARTAASVATSSEQVNAVGCRLGVTATETSAQATVVSSAAEEVSRNVQTVAAGTEEMSASIREIAKSAAEAAQVASQAVRIADRTNGTVGKLGTSSAEIGQVIKVITSIAEQTNLLALNATIEAARAGAAGKGFAVVANEVKDLARETARATEEIGLKIEAIQADTSEAVRAIREIGEVIGRIHNIQTTIAGAVEEQTATTNEMSRNVSEAARGAQEIAHNIQGVAQAAQDTTEGAAQSQGAGRDLAAAATELQALVAQFRIGEQTARRTPARRSTAAV encoded by the coding sequence ATGTTCGAGAGCCTGCGGTCGGTCCGCGGCCGCATGGCGGTGGTGGGTGGCGTGTCACTCCTGGCCCTCGGCGGCCTCGCGGCGCTGTCCCGCGTGACGCTGGCTCACCTGGCCGTCGGCGGTCCCCTGTACGGGGAGATCGCGCAGAGCAAGGACCTGGTTGCGGACATCACGCCGCCGCCGCTCTACATCATCGAGAGCTACCTGGTAGCGCACGAAATCGCGCGGAAGTCCAGCGAGGCCGAGGTGGATGTGCTGGCGAACAAGGCGGCAGCCCTCCACGCCGAATTCGAGACCAGGCACCAGTACTGGGCCGCGTCCCTGCCGGATGACAGCCTCAAGCGCGCCCTGATCACCGACACCTACGAACCCGCCCTCCGGTTCTTCGACGCGTTCGACCGCGACTTCCTGCCCGCGGTGCGACGGGGCGACCGGGCCCGCGCCGCCGCCGTGCTCGACCAGCAGCTGACCCCGATCTACGACTGGCACCGCGCCGTGGTGGACCAGGTGCTGGCCGCCGCCCGGGCCCGGAGCGCGGCACGGGAGCTCGAGGCGGCCGCCGAGGTGCGGCAGCACTCGGCCATCGTCCTGGCCAGCGCGGCGCTGGCGGCCATGATCCTGCTGGGCGTGAGCCGGGCGCTGGTGCACGGGATGCTGCGACCGCTCTCCGGCACGGTGGAAGTACTCGAGGCCGTGGCCGCGGGGGATCTCAGCCGCCGGGCCGCCACGACCTCGGTCACCGAGGCCCGCCGGATGGGCGAGGCCCTCGAACGGGCGCTCCAGGGGATGCGGGAGGCCCTCGGCGCCGACCACGTGGAGTGGACCGCCGTCGGCGCGCAGCGCGCGGAGATCACCCGGATCCGCCAGCTGGTCGAGAACGCGCCGACGCCGACCATGTACGCCGACCGCGACCTGGTGCTGCAGTACCTCAACCCGGCCGCCCTGGCCACCTTCCGGCGCATGGCCGCGCACCTGCCCGTGGCGCCAGACCAGCTGGTGGGCCGGTCGCTGGAGGAGGTGCATCACGACCCGGGGCACCGGGCGCTCTTCGACGATCCGGCTGCCCCGCCCCACGCCACCCGGTTCGCGCTCGGGCCGGAGGTGATCGATTCCGTGGCGTGCGTGATCCGGGACGGCGACGGGAGCGCCATCGGCGCGATGGTCACCTGGGAGGTGGTCACCGAGAAGCTGGCGGCGGAACGGGCGGTGCGTGAGGCCCAGGTGCAGGAGCTGCGGAATGCGGAGCTGCGCCGGCAGGCCGAGGCCGAGGCGGGCGAGCGCCGGCAGCGTGAGGCCGCCGAGCGCGAGGCGGAGCAGCAGGCTCGGGCCGCGGAAGAGCATGCCCGGACGGCGGACCTGCGCGCCAAGGTGGACGCGATCCTCGCGGTGGTGGATGCGGCCGGGGCCGGGGACCTGACCCGGGAGGTCGCGGTGCGCGGCGAGGACACCGTGGGCCGGCTGGGCGAGGGCCTGGCCCGCTTCTTCGAGAACCTGCGGGGAAGCGTCGCCAACATCGCCCGGACGGCGGCATCGGTGGCGACGTCGTCGGAGCAAGTCAACGCGGTCGGGTGCCGCCTCGGCGTCACCGCCACCGAGACCTCGGCGCAGGCCACCGTCGTCTCCAGCGCGGCGGAGGAGGTGTCGCGCAATGTGCAGACCGTCGCGGCCGGGACCGAGGAGATGTCGGCCTCGATCCGCGAGATCGCCAAGAGCGCCGCTGAGGCGGCGCAGGTGGCCAGCCAGGCGGTCCGCATCGCCGACCGGACCAACGGGACCGTCGGCAAGCTCGGCACCTCGAGCGCGGAGATCGGGCAGGTGATCAAGGTGATCACCTCGATCGCGGAGCAGACCAACCTGCTTGCCCTGAACGCGACCATCGAGGCCGCCCGGGCCGGCGCCGCCGGCAAGGGGTTCGCGGTGGTCGCGAACGAGGTCAAGGACCTGGCCCGGGAGACCGCCCGTGCCACCGAGGAGATCGGGCTCAAGATCGAGGCCATCCAGGCAGACACCAGCGAGGCGGTGCGCGCCATCCGGGAGATCGGCGAGGTCATCGGCCGGATCCACAACATCCAGACGACGATCGCCGGCGCGGTCGAGGAACAGACGGCCACGACCAACGAGATGAGCCGGAATGTCAGCGAGGCCGCGCGCGGGGCCCAGGAGATCGCCCATAACATCCAGGGGGTGGCCCAGGCGGCCCAGGACACCACCGAAGGCGCCGCCCAGAGCCAGGGAGCCGGGCGGGACCTCGCGGCGGCGGCAACGGAGCTTCAGGCGCTGGTGGCCCAGTTCCGGATCGGCGAGCAGACCGCCCGGCGGACCCCGGCTCGGCGCTCCACCGCCGCCGTCTGA
- a CDS encoding cytochrome c, which translates to MSSIRLHSLALLSALGAAGAGAGAVGDPRPDQPGAPRAPVATDSADYQICSACHQPNGQGIPKTFPPLAGSTIVNGPGGPHIAIVLKGLVGPTTVKGQVYNGAMAPWESLTDAQIAGAINYERTHWGNTGAKVTVADVARVRQLVKARKTPFTMDDLKKLKL; encoded by the coding sequence GTGTCCAGTATCCGTCTGCACTCCCTGGCGTTGCTCTCCGCCCTCGGCGCCGCCGGCGCAGGAGCCGGCGCGGTCGGCGACCCGCGTCCGGACCAGCCGGGGGCGCCGCGCGCCCCGGTCGCGACCGACTCCGCCGACTACCAGATCTGCAGCGCGTGCCACCAGCCCAACGGGCAGGGCATTCCCAAGACCTTCCCACCCCTGGCGGGCTCCACGATCGTCAATGGGCCGGGCGGCCCGCATATCGCGATCGTCCTCAAGGGGCTGGTGGGGCCCACCACGGTGAAGGGGCAGGTGTACAACGGCGCCATGGCGCCCTGGGAGAGCCTGACCGACGCTCAGATCGCCGGCGCGATCAACTACGAACGGACCCACTGGGGCAACACCGGGGCCAAGGTGACCGTGGCCGACGTGGCCCGGGTCCGCCAGCTGGTGAAGGCCCGGAAGACGCCCTTCACGATGGACGACCTCAAGAAGCTCAAGCTCTAA
- a CDS encoding bifunctional riboflavin kinase/FAD synthetase: MAPLLPPHPEGTVVTVGTFDGVHRGHLAVLEEITGRARAAGRKSVLVTFDPHPLEVVNPQAAPALLTTGPERREALALTGLDYAVFLRFDRALANYTPEQFVREVLIARCGMRELVIGHDHAFGRGRSGDVDTLRRLGATDGFVVDVVGVVAQGGHAISSTAIRRAVAGGDLATAARLLGRPYTLSGRVVRGEGRGRTLGIPTINVGEYPERKLLPPDGVYAARVEWAGGVAGGMLNQGPRPTFGESRRSVEVHLFGVDADLYGQWVRVEWLERLRDVERFGSVAELRTQLERDRHRALDALTRHGPQMDKSRASHA, translated from the coding sequence ATGGCGCCGCTGCTGCCGCCGCATCCCGAGGGCACCGTGGTCACCGTCGGGACCTTTGACGGGGTGCACCGGGGCCACCTGGCGGTGCTCGAGGAGATCACCGGCCGGGCCCGCGCGGCGGGCCGCAAGAGCGTGCTGGTGACCTTCGACCCGCACCCGCTCGAGGTGGTGAACCCGCAGGCGGCGCCGGCGCTGCTGACCACCGGGCCCGAGCGGCGCGAGGCGCTTGCCTTGACCGGGCTCGACTACGCGGTGTTCCTGCGGTTCGACCGGGCGCTGGCCAACTACACCCCGGAGCAGTTCGTCCGCGAGGTGCTGATCGCGCGCTGCGGGATGCGGGAACTGGTGATCGGGCACGACCACGCCTTCGGGCGCGGCCGCAGCGGCGATGTCGACACCCTGCGCCGGCTGGGGGCCACCGACGGGTTCGTGGTGGACGTGGTGGGAGTGGTGGCCCAGGGGGGCCATGCGATCTCCAGCACCGCCATCCGGCGGGCCGTGGCGGGCGGAGACCTCGCCACCGCGGCACGGCTGCTCGGGCGGCCGTACACCCTGAGCGGGCGGGTGGTGCGGGGTGAGGGACGGGGCCGGACGCTCGGGATCCCCACGATCAACGTCGGGGAGTACCCGGAGCGGAAGCTGCTGCCGCCCGACGGCGTGTACGCCGCGCGGGTGGAGTGGGCCGGCGGGGTGGCGGGCGGGATGCTCAATCAGGGTCCCCGGCCCACGTTCGGGGAGTCGCGGCGGTCGGTGGAGGTGCACCTCTTCGGGGTGGACGCCGACCTGTACGGCCAGTGGGTGCGGGTGGAGTGGCTGGAACGGCTGCGCGACGTCGAGCGATTCGGTTCGGTCGCGGAGCTGAGGACCCAACTCGAACGGGACCGGCATCGGGCACTCGACGCGCTCACCCGGCACGGTCCCCAGATGGACAAGAGCCGCGCGTCACACGCATAG
- the secF gene encoding protein translocase subunit SecF, whose protein sequence is MIRFFANANYDFIGYRKIAYGVTGALFALTLVAMLGFGFDYSIEFTGGTLVQVQAEPGANVGAIRGALDASGISGAEIQTTGTPGEFLIRARTAKAGTDADNTQATASAVGGALDQVLGSGTYTIRKTYAVGPKVGGELRSKALLAIMYSFLAVLAYLAYRFEWRFGLAAIVATAHDIVLTIGFIALMRLEVSLVVVGAVLSMVGYSLNDTIIIFDRVRENLHKYKRDHFADILNRSVNETLPRSILTHGTTLATLTALSVFGGDVIRPFALVMFFGVFTGTFSSIYIAAPALMAIERKWPGADARGVKQAARAAGEPRQPVGA, encoded by the coding sequence ATGATCCGCTTCTTCGCCAACGCCAACTACGACTTCATCGGCTACCGGAAGATCGCCTACGGCGTGACCGGGGCGCTGTTCGCGCTCACCCTCGTGGCCATGCTCGGGTTCGGGTTCGACTACAGCATCGAGTTCACCGGCGGCACCCTGGTGCAGGTCCAGGCCGAGCCGGGCGCCAACGTCGGCGCCATCCGCGGCGCCCTCGACGCCAGCGGCATCAGCGGCGCCGAGATCCAGACCACCGGCACGCCGGGCGAGTTCCTGATCCGGGCCCGGACCGCCAAGGCGGGGACGGACGCTGACAATACCCAGGCCACCGCCAGCGCCGTGGGGGGCGCGCTCGACCAGGTCCTGGGCAGCGGGACGTACACCATCCGGAAGACCTACGCGGTGGGTCCCAAGGTGGGCGGCGAGCTGCGCAGCAAGGCGCTGCTGGCCATCATGTACAGCTTCCTGGCGGTGCTGGCGTACCTGGCGTACCGCTTCGAGTGGCGGTTCGGGCTCGCGGCCATCGTGGCCACGGCGCATGACATCGTCCTCACCATCGGCTTCATCGCGCTGATGCGGCTCGAGGTGAGCCTGGTGGTGGTGGGCGCCGTGCTCTCGATGGTGGGGTACTCCCTCAACGACACGATCATCATCTTCGACCGGGTCCGCGAAAACCTGCACAAGTACAAGCGGGACCACTTCGCCGACATCCTCAACCGGTCGGTGAACGAGACCCTGCCGCGGAGCATCCTGACCCACGGCACCACCCTGGCCACGCTGACCGCCCTGTCCGTGTTTGGCGGTGACGTGATCCGGCCCTTCGCGCTGGTGATGTTCTTCGGCGTCTTCACCGGCACCTTCTCGTCGATCTACATCGCGGCGCCGGCGCTGATGGCCATCGAGCGCAAGTGGCCGGGCGCCGATGCCCGCGGCGTCAAGCAGGCGGCCCGCGCGGCGGGCGAACCCCGGCAGCCGGTCGGCGCCTAG
- a CDS encoding formate--tetrahydrofolate ligase, which produces MSTVPTDIEIAQAAKLRPIAEVAAEIGLGPDEILPYGRYKAKITPEAIARRSPKGRLVLVSGINPTPAGEGKSTVTVGLAQALRKLGKKVVVAIREPSLGPVFGVKGGAAGGGYAQVVPMDEINLHFTGDFHAITSAHNLLSAMLDNHIHHGNALGFDTRRISWPRTIDMNDRALRSIITGLGGLNGGPSREERFVIVPGSEIMAILCLATDLPDLEQRLARIIVGITRDKKPIRAGDLKASGAMTLLLKDAMLPNLVQTLEGGPALVHGGPFGNIAHGCNSIVATKLGLALGDIVLTEAGFGADLGAEKFFDIKCRFGGLKPEAAVVVATVRALKMHGGVKKDALGTPDVAALQRGLVNLEAHVKNVQKFGVPVIVALNRFLSDSVEEQDAVIAAARTWGARAALSDVWARGGAGGEAVGNEVLAALAEGKADFKPIYDSALPIKQKIETIATQIYGADGVTFSPTAEKSITQCEDMGLGNTPVCIAKTQYSFSDDPTKLGRPKGFKINIRDVYPSAGAGFVVALAGEIMTMPGLSKTPSAEAIRVHPDGRIEGLF; this is translated from the coding sequence ATGTCCACCGTCCCGACCGATATCGAGATTGCCCAGGCCGCGAAGCTCCGTCCCATCGCCGAGGTCGCCGCCGAAATCGGCCTGGGCCCCGACGAGATCCTCCCCTACGGCCGCTACAAGGCCAAGATCACGCCCGAGGCCATCGCCCGGCGCTCGCCCAAGGGACGGCTGGTCCTCGTCTCGGGCATCAACCCGACCCCCGCCGGGGAGGGCAAGTCCACGGTGACGGTGGGGCTGGCCCAGGCGCTCCGGAAGCTGGGCAAGAAGGTGGTGGTGGCCATCCGCGAGCCCTCGCTCGGGCCGGTGTTCGGCGTGAAGGGCGGGGCGGCGGGCGGCGGGTACGCGCAGGTGGTCCCGATGGACGAGATCAACCTGCACTTCACCGGAGACTTCCACGCCATCACCTCGGCGCACAACCTGCTCTCCGCCATGCTGGACAATCACATCCATCATGGCAACGCGCTGGGCTTCGATACCCGCCGGATCAGCTGGCCCCGCACCATCGACATGAACGACCGCGCGCTGCGCTCGATCATCACCGGGCTGGGCGGGCTCAACGGGGGGCCGAGCCGCGAGGAGCGGTTCGTGATCGTGCCGGGCAGCGAGATCATGGCGATCCTCTGCCTGGCCACCGACCTCCCCGACCTGGAGCAGCGGCTGGCCCGGATCATCGTGGGGATCACCCGGGACAAGAAGCCGATCCGCGCCGGCGACCTCAAGGCGAGCGGCGCCATGACGCTGCTGCTCAAGGACGCCATGCTGCCGAACCTGGTGCAGACCCTGGAGGGCGGCCCGGCGCTGGTGCACGGCGGGCCCTTCGGCAACATCGCCCACGGCTGCAACTCGATCGTGGCCACCAAGCTCGGGCTCGCGCTGGGCGACATCGTCCTCACGGAGGCCGGCTTCGGCGCCGACCTGGGGGCGGAGAAGTTCTTCGACATCAAGTGCCGCTTCGGCGGGCTCAAGCCGGAGGCGGCGGTGGTGGTGGCCACGGTGCGCGCCCTCAAGATGCACGGCGGCGTCAAGAAGGATGCCCTGGGCACCCCCGACGTGGCGGCGCTGCAGCGGGGGCTGGTGAACCTCGAGGCGCACGTGAAGAACGTGCAGAAATTCGGGGTGCCGGTGATCGTGGCGCTGAACCGGTTCCTCTCCGATTCCGTGGAGGAGCAGGACGCCGTGATCGCGGCGGCCCGGACCTGGGGGGCCCGCGCCGCGCTGTCGGACGTGTGGGCCCGCGGTGGCGCCGGCGGCGAGGCGGTCGGCAACGAGGTGCTGGCGGCCCTGGCGGAGGGGAAGGCGGACTTCAAGCCGATCTACGACAGCGCGCTGCCGATCAAGCAGAAGATCGAGACCATCGCCACCCAGATTTACGGCGCCGACGGCGTGACCTTCTCCCCCACCGCCGAGAAGTCGATCACGCAGTGCGAGGACATGGGGCTCGGCAACACCCCGGTGTGCATCGCCAAGACGCAGTACTCCTTCAGCGACGACCCCACCAAGCTGGGCCGGCCGAAGGGCTTCAAGATCAACATCCGGGACGTCTATCCCTCCGCCGGCGCCGGCTTCGTGGTGGCGCTCGCCGGCGAGATCATGACCATGCCGGGGCTTTCCAAGACGCCGTCGGCGGAAGCCATCCGGGTCCACCCCGACGGCCGCATCGAGGGACTGTTCTAA
- a CDS encoding TatD family hydrolase gives MLIDTHCHLGAEPFAADVAGVLERARAAGVGHVVVIGESPAAAARALALVEAHPGLSATAGLHPHEAASWTAETEAWLRAALADPRVVAAGEMGLDYHYDHSPRAVQQAVFEAQLGLAAAAGRPAVIHARDADEDIAAILRNHPQATAILHSFSSGPGLLRSALADGHYVSFSGMVTFRNWGRDDLLTAVPADRILVETDAPYLAPVPHRGQRNEPAFVRDTAARVAAVRGVSLDQCLAETGANAARVFGPRVSG, from the coding sequence ATGCTGATCGACACCCACTGCCACCTCGGGGCGGAGCCGTTCGCCGCCGACGTGGCGGGGGTGCTCGAGCGGGCGCGGGCGGCGGGGGTGGGGCACGTGGTGGTGATCGGCGAATCGCCGGCTGCCGCCGCCCGGGCCCTCGCGCTGGTGGAGGCCCACCCCGGGCTCTCGGCCACGGCGGGGCTGCACCCCCATGAGGCCGCCAGCTGGACGGCCGAGACCGAGGCCTGGCTGCGGGCGGCGCTGGCCGATCCGCGGGTGGTCGCGGCGGGGGAGATGGGGCTCGACTACCACTACGACCACTCCCCCAGGGCGGTCCAGCAGGCCGTGTTCGAGGCACAACTCGGGCTGGCTGCCGCGGCGGGACGGCCGGCGGTGATCCACGCCCGGGACGCGGACGAGGACATCGCCGCGATTCTCCGGAACCACCCCCAGGCCACGGCGATCCTGCACTCGTTCTCCAGCGGCCCCGGCCTCTTGCGGAGCGCCCTCGCGGATGGGCACTATGTGTCCTTCAGCGGCATGGTCACCTTCCGGAACTGGGGGCGGGACGACCTGCTCACCGCCGTCCCGGCCGACCGGATCCTGGTCGAGACCGATGCCCCGTACCTGGCCCCGGTGCCGCACCGGGGCCAGCGGAACGAGCCGGCGTTCGTCCGGGACACCGCCGCGCGCGTGGCCGCGGTGCGGGGCGTGTCGCTGGACCAGTGCCTCGCGGAGACCGGCGCCAACGCCGCCCGGGTGTTCGGCCCACGCGTGAGCGGCTGA